The sequence below is a genomic window from Candidatus Zixiibacteriota bacterium.
AGCAAAGGTCGACAAAAGGAGGTTTTTGTGAATATAGCGGTCTGTATAAAACAGGTCCCGGATACTGAGACCAAGATCGTTTTAAATCCAGATTCAACTGATATCGTTACTGAGGGGATCAAATTGGTGATGAACCCTTATGATGAGTATGCAGTGGAGGAGGCTTTAAAAATCAAGGAAAAATACGGGGGGAAAGTAACCATCCTCTGCCTGGGTCCGGAAAAGTCAATCGAAGCTATCAGAACTGCATTAGCTATGGGTGCAGATGACGCGGTTTTGTTGAATGATCCTGCTTTTGAGGGCGGAGATAGCTTCACCACGGCTCTGGTTCTATCCAAAGCGCTGAGTCAGATTGAATATGACATCATCCTGACCGGGAAGCAGGCAGTGGATTTGGATTGCTCCCAGGTCTATGCGGGTTTAGCTGAATTTTTGAACCTGCCCTATGTTTCAGTTGTAGTGGGTTTGGAGCTTTTTCCTGACCAGAAAAAAGCTTTAGCAAAAAGGGAGACAGAAGGCGGGGAAAAGGAGCTGATCGAGGTTAGCCTTCCAGCAGTTTTTGCCTGCCAGAAGGATTTGAATACCCCAAGGTATGCTTCGCTTCCAGGAATAATGAAGGCGAAGAAAAAGGAGATAAAAAAGTTAGGATTGGCTGAGTTTTGTTTGAACCTGGAGCACGTCGGAGCTAAAGGGTCTAAGCTCAAAAAGGGAAAATACTCTTTACCTCCTCAAAGAAAAGCCGGGATTAAAATCGAAGGGGAAATTCCAGAAGCCGCTGCAAAACTGGTTAAGCTCTTAAGAGAAGAAGCCAAGATCATCTAAAGGAGAAAAAATGCCAGGAATATGGATTTTAGCTGAACATAAAGAAGGAAAATTTAAAAAGATTACCTATGAGCTTTTGAGCCTGGGTAAGAAACTCAAATCAAAAAACGGGGAAGAACTCTGTGCTTTGCTTTTAGGCTCAGGTATTGAGAATTTAGCAAATCAACTGGGTCCATACGGGGCTGACAAAGTCTACTACTTGGAAGATGAGGTCTACAAGAGCTATCTTAATGAAAGTTACACTCAGGGGATTTCAGAGTTAGTCAAATCTCAGGACCCTTCCATCCTCTTGGCTGGGGCAACTGCTCTGGGAAAAGACCTGTTTCCCAGAGTGGCGACCCGCCTGGGAACAGGCTTGGCAATGGATTGTGTAAGTATTGACCTTGGAGATAACGGTTTGTTAAAAACGGTTCGTCCGATCTACGCAGGAAAAGTTCTGATGGAGGCAACAGTCCATCAAACTAAACCACAAATGGTAACGCTCAGGCCGAATCTTGTTGAGATTTCACCAGTGGATAGTTCAAAGAAAGCTGAGGTGATTAAATCAAAACCTGATCTAAAAAGGGAAGACCTGAGAACAATGCTCAAGGAGATTTTGAAAGGGGAAAGTAAAAAAATAGATTTGACTGAAGCCAAAATCATAGTCTCAGGTGGCAGGGGGATGAAAGAAAAGGATAATTTCAAAATATTAGAAGAATTGGCAGATGCTTTTGGAGAAGGGACTGCTGTAGGAGCTTCACGCGCTGCAGTTGATTCAGGTTATGCCCCGCACGATATTCAGGTTGGGCAAACTGGAAAGGTAGTCAATCCCACTCTCTACATCGCCTGCGGGATTTCCGGCTCGATCCAGCATCTTGCCGGGATGGCAACTTCGAAATACATCGTGGCGATAAACAAGGACCCGGAAGCACCCATTTTTCAAAAGGCGGATTACGGCATCGTGGGCGACCTCTTTCAAGTTGTTCCCCTTTTGACCCGGGAAGTAAAAAAGCTGAAATCCGAAGGTTGAAATGGAGATAACCAGAGAGATCTTCTGGAACATCGGCAATGTAAGGATTTTAATTTACCTTCTGGGCTTGGTCCCGATTATCATTTTAGCTTTTGGATTATGGAGAAGAATCAAACTCTGGAAAATCGGGAAAAAAGATAACCGGTATGACCGGGTCTGGGAAAGGATAAAATCGACCATCTCCTATGGAATCGTTCAGGTCAGGACTCTTGAGAAGACCTATCCCGGCTTAATGCATCTTCTAATTTTCTGGGGGTTTGTTATCCTCTTCTTAGGAACTTTGATAATCGCCTTTCAAGAAGATGTAACCTCGCCATTTTTCAATTATGATTTCTTTCACGGGGGATTTTATCTTTCCTACTCTTTTATCTTGGACCTTTTTGGACTTTTAGCCATAATCGGAATCCTCTTTGCCTTATACAGAAGGATTTTCTTAAGGCCTGAGAGCTTAGACAATAAATCAGAAGATTTTTTTGCCTTGTACTGGTTCCTGGTGGTGCTGGTTACAGGATACATAGTCGAGGGCTTGAGGATTGCCGCCACAAAACCTTATTTTGAAAGATGGTCTTTTGCCGGCTGGCAGCTCGCTTCCTGGATAGATGTTTTCAAGTTAGACATAGACACTCTTAAAATATTTCACCGGGTAAGCTGGTGGATTCACGCTTTGCTTTCTTTTGGCTTTATCGGCTATCTTGCCTATTCCAAATTTCTGCACATCTTCTCATCCCCTCTGAGCATTTACTTTCGCACCTTTGATCCAGTCGGGATGATCAAACCTATTCCAGACTTAGAAAATCAGGAAACATTCGGGATTTCGAAATTAGAGGAATTCACCTGGAAGGACCTTTTAGATACTGATGCCTGCACCAAATGTGGAAGGTGCCAGGATAATTG
It includes:
- a CDS encoding electron transfer flavoprotein subunit beta/FixA family protein, with product MNIAVCIKQVPDTETKIVLNPDSTDIVTEGIKLVMNPYDEYAVEEALKIKEKYGGKVTILCLGPEKSIEAIRTALAMGADDAVLLNDPAFEGGDSFTTALVLSKALSQIEYDIILTGKQAVDLDCSQVYAGLAEFLNLPYVSVVVGLELFPDQKKALAKRETEGGEKELIEVSLPAVFACQKDLNTPRYASLPGIMKAKKKEIKKLGLAEFCLNLEHVGAKGSKLKKGKYSLPPQRKAGIKIEGEIPEAAAKLVKLLREEAKII
- a CDS encoding electron transfer flavoprotein subunit alpha/FixB family protein; translation: MPGIWILAEHKEGKFKKITYELLSLGKKLKSKNGEELCALLLGSGIENLANQLGPYGADKVYYLEDEVYKSYLNESYTQGISELVKSQDPSILLAGATALGKDLFPRVATRLGTGLAMDCVSIDLGDNGLLKTVRPIYAGKVLMEATVHQTKPQMVTLRPNLVEISPVDSSKKAEVIKSKPDLKREDLRTMLKEILKGESKKIDLTEAKIIVSGGRGMKEKDNFKILEELADAFGEGTAVGASRAAVDSGYAPHDIQVGQTGKVVNPTLYIACGISGSIQHLAGMATSKYIVAINKDPEAPIFQKADYGIVGDLFQVVPLLTREVKKLKSEG